The following are encoded in a window of Castanea sativa cultivar Marrone di Chiusa Pesio chromosome 9, ASM4071231v1 genomic DNA:
- the LOC142610388 gene encoding protein DETOXIFICATION 21-like isoform X3 — protein sequence MEEDMNQKLLREVDAAGESSVVDQVPLRDKVWSEMKKMWVVAVPAIFTRASTFGINVITQAFVGHIGSTELAAYSFIYTVFLSFAIGILLGMATALQTLCGQAYGARKYHMLGVYLQRSWIVMFLASIILLPIFIFATQILEVFGQDEDVAKVGGEVAHWIIGAMFALVISYSSQMYLQSQSKNMLITYFAAFAILIHVLLSWLLTVKYKFGVPGAMLSTVLAFWIPNIGQLMFIMCGGCRETWKGFSSLAFQDLWAVMKLSLSSGVMLCVEVWYNAVLLLIAGYLKNAEVSIDALSICLSINGWEMMIALGFMSTASVRVSNELGRGSAKAAKFSIVMTGLTSFAIGFVLFLFFLIFRGRVAYLFTENEEVALAFANMSPFLAVSVLLNSIQPVLSGVAIGAGLQSIVAYVNLTAYYLVGIPVGAVLGFVFDMEVK from the exons ATGGAGGAAGATATGAACCAAAAGCTTCTTAGAGAAGTTGATGCTGCAGGAGAAAGCAGTGTTGTTGATCAAGTGCCACTCAGGGACAAGGTATGGAGCGAGATGAAGAAGATGTGGGTTGTAGCTGTTCCTGCTATATTCACCAGAGCCTCCACCTTTGGGATCAATGTCATCACTCAAGCCTTTGTTGGGCACATTGGGTCTACAGAATTAGCTGCCTACTCTTTCATTTATACCGTGTTTTTGTCATTTGCAATTGGTATCCTG TTAGGCATGGCAACGGCATTGCAAACTCTCTGTGGGCAAGCATACGGTGCAAGAAAATACCACATGCTTGGTGTATATCTTCAAAGATCATGGATTGTTATGTTTTTGGCATCAATTATTCTTCTTCCTATATTTATCTTCGCAACCCAAATTCTAGAGGTTTTTGGCCAAGATGAAGATGTTGCAAAAGTTGGAGGAGAGGTTGCTCACTGGATAATTGGAGCAATGTTTGCCTTGGTGATATCTTATTCAAGTCAAATGTACTTGCAATCACAGAGCAAGAACATGCTCATTACTTACTTCGCAGCTTTTGCCATTCTAATACACGTCCTCCTTTCATGGCTTTTAACTGTGAAATATAAATTTGGGGTTCCTGGTGCAATGTTGTCCACAGTGTTGGCATTTTGGATTCCCAATATCGGTCAGCTTATGTTTATTATGTGTGGAGGTTGCCGGGAAACATGGAAGGGTTTCTCATCATTGGCTTTCCAAGATCTATGGGCTGTTATGAAGCTTTCTTTATCATCAGGTGTAATGTTATG TGTGGAGGTTTGGTACAACGCAGTTTTGCTTCTTATAGCAGGATACCTGAAAAATGCGGAGGTCTCCATTGATGCTTTAAGCATATG CCTTAGCATCAATGGGTGGGAAATGATGATAGCTCTTGGATTCATGTCTACAGCGAG TGTTCGAGTATCAAATGAGCTTGGAAGAGGGAGTGCAAAGGCAGCAAAGTTCTCAATCGTGATGACAGGGCTCACGTCATTTGCCATCGGATTTgtacttttcttgtttttccttATCTTCAGAGGACGTGTGGCTTACTTATTTACCGAAAATGAAGAGGTGGCTTTAGCATTTGCAAACATGTCGCCTTTCTTGGCTGTCTCCGTACTATTGAATAGCATTCAACCTGTACTCTCTG GAGTTGCCATTGGAGCTGGCTTGCAGAGCATTGTAGCATATGTCAACTTGACTGCCTATTACCTAGTAGGGATTCCTGTTGGTGCTGTGCTTGGATTTGTTTTTGATATGGAAGTCAAA taa